One genomic window of Elaeis guineensis isolate ETL-2024a chromosome 2, EG11, whole genome shotgun sequence includes the following:
- the LOC105052173 gene encoding transcription factor MYB1 → MGNLRAEVQRPAGVRKGAWSEEEDRLLRKCVEKYGEGNWRHVPQRAGLRRCRKSCRLRWLNYLSPRINREKFSEEETDLIIRLHKLLGNRWSLIAGRLPGRTANDIKNYWNTHLGKKVEVENKKAEPSADAKVIKPRPWKVPLQWFWSEDQQSCGSQQPQEEFGIPELPTISENDEAWLNSIMNGDRENSAVPDVGNGSTMNLQNEFGIGGLEENRDGAVFLEGVLGWDDLLWATI, encoded by the exons ATGGGTAATTTGCGTGCCGAAGTCCAACGTCCAGCTGGTGTTCGCAAAGGAGCATGGAGTGAAGAGGAGGACAGGCTTCTGAGAAAGTGCGTTGAGAAATATGGCGAAGGGAACTGGCGCCATGTTCCCCAAAGGGCAG GCCTCAGAAGGTGCCGAAAGAGCTGCCGACTACGGTGGTTGAACTATCTCAGCCCTAGGATCAACAGGGAGAAATTTTCGGAGGAAGAAACAGATCTTATCATCAGGCTTCATAAGCTCTTGGGCAACAG GTGGTCattaattgcaggtaggcttccaGGCAGGACAGCAAATGACATCAAGAACTACTGGAACACTCACCTGGGCAAGAAAGTAGAAGTTGAAAACAAGAAGGCGGAGCCCAGTGCTGATGCCAAAGTAATTAAGCCACGGCCATGGAAAGTACCGTTGCAATGGTTTTGGTCAGAAGATCAGCAATCATGTGGAAGCCAGCAGCCGCAAGAAGAGTTTGGCATACCAGAGCTACCGACAATCTCAGAGAACGATGAAGCGTGGCTGAATAGTATAATGAATGGAGATAGAGAGAACAGTGCAGTGCCAGACGTTGGAAACGGGAGCACAATGAACCTGCAGAATGAATTTGGAATCGGAGGCTTGGAGGAAAATAGAGATGGGGCAGTGTTTCTGGAAGGAGTTCTAGGATGGGATGACTTGCTTTGGGCCACTATATAG